The Pongo pygmaeus isolate AG05252 chromosome 11, NHGRI_mPonPyg2-v2.0_pri, whole genome shotgun sequence genome includes a region encoding these proteins:
- the NABP1 gene encoding SOSS complex subunit B2 isoform X2 — translation MWKGCLTLYTGRGGELQKIGEFCMVYSEVPNFSEPNPDYRGQQSKGAQSEQKNNSTHSNMGTGTFGPVGNGVHTGPELREHQFSHAGRSNGRGLINPQLQGTASNQTVMTTISNGRDPRRAFKR, via the exons ATGTGGAAAGGATGTCTGACACTTTATACTGGAAGGGGTGGTGAACTTCAAAAAATTGGGGA attttgtatGGTTTATTCAGAAGTGCCAAATTTCAGTGAACCCAACCCAGATTATCGAGGACAGCAGAGCAAAGGG gcaCAGAGTGAACAGAAGAATAATTCCACGCATAGTAATATGGGTACAGGTACATTTGGACCAGTGG gAAATGGTGTTCACACTGGCCCTGAATTAAGGGAACACCAGTTTTCACATGCTGGCAGAAGCAATGGCCGGGGACTTATAAATCCGCAACTACAAGGAACAGCTAGTAATCAAACAGTGATGACCACAATAAGTAATGGCAGGGACCCTCGGAGAGCCTTTAAAAGATGA